Genomic segment of Arthrobacter antioxidans:
CTGGTGAGACCCTCGGAGGTCGTCCCCGCGGACGGGACCCTGACAACGGACTCCGCGACACTCGACGAGTCCATGCTCACGGGTGAGAGCCTGCCCGTCGACAACCGGCGTGGTGCACACATCCTCAGCGGATCCCTGAACGGCGCGGACGCCCTGATTCTGCGGGCGACGGCGACTCCGGCGCAGTCGCAGTACAGCCAGATCGTCGCGCTCGTCGCCGAGGCGTCGGCCAGCCGGTCACCGACGGTCAGGCTCGCCGACCGGTTCGCCGTTCCCTTCACCGCCTTCGCGTTGGCCCTCGCCGCGCTGTCGTGGTTCCTGAGCTCCGATCCGACGCGGGCTGCCGCAGTCCTGGTCGCTGCCACGCCCTGCCCCCTGCTGATCGCTGCTCCGGTGGCGTTCCTCGGGGGAATCAGTAGGGCGGCCCGCGCCGGCATCATCATCAGGAGCACCCAGGCGTTGGAGCAGCTCGCGCGGGCCCGGAGCGTGGCCTTCGACAAGACCGGCACCCTGACCTCCGGCACACCGCTGGTGGGCGGGATCGTCCTCGCCCCGACGGCGGGGCCCCTTACCGAGGACGAGGTCCTCGCCTTGGCGGCCTCCGCGGAGCAGTATTCCACCCACGTCCTCGCCGCGGCCATCACGGCCGAGGCCGCGCGCCGCGGACTGGCGCTCCGTCCGGCGAACAGGGCACAGGAGTTCGCGACCGACGGCGTCCGCGCGGAGGTCGCGGGGACCATGATCGCCGTCGGCAAACGCCGTTTCGTGGAAGGCCTCGTCGGGCGCGTCCCGGACCCTTCCCTGTCACCGGGGGAGACCGCCGTCTACGTGGGGGTCGGCGAGCGCTTCGCCGGGGTCATCCTGCTGCGGGACACCCTGCGCAGCGCGGCGCCCTCCACCGTCAGCTCGCTCGTCGCCCTCGGCGTGCGCGAGGTGCTCATGCTCACCGGGGACGTCGAAGCCACCGCGCGCCACATTGCGCGGGAGGCGGGCGTGACCACGATCCACGCCGATTGCCTGCCCGGGGACAAGGTGGAGATCGTCCGGACCCTCCCCGAGCGTCCCGTCATCATGGTGGGTGACGGCGTCAACGATGCCCCGGTGCTCGCTGCCGCCGACGTCGGCATCGCCATGGGGGCGAGGGGATCGACGGCGGCCAGCGAATCGGCGGAGGTGATCATCACCGTCGACGACCTCGCGAAGGTCACCGAGGCCGTGCTCATCGGCAGGAGGACCCTGCGCATCGCACTGCAGAGCATCGGGATCGGCATCGCCCTGAGCCTCGTGCTGATGATGGCCGCCGCCCTCGGACTCGTGCCCCCGCTGGCCGGCGCATTCGGCCAGGAGGGCATCGATCTGCTGACGATCCTCTACGCGCTGCGTGCGGCACGTGCCCCCCGGTCCGGGGCCCCCCGCACGTAGGGACATCACCCCTTCCCGGTTTCCTCGACATCACCTCGTTCTCAGGGTGAAAGACCCGTCGATTCCCTGAAGGACAACGGTCAGGTTCCCCGACGCCGTCGTCCGGCCGGGCGCTCGACCGGCAGTGACGGACCGCGCGGACCATCGCCTCCCACACCCCGCCATCTACAAGGCCCGCCCACTGGGCTACTGGGCGGTCCACGGGGAGCGCGAGCCGCAGGCGGCGGGTGCCTGAGCGGGAGGGCAACGCCACGGGCGTGACCGGCTAGCGTGGGGACCATGACGCAAGAGTTCCGGTACGAGGTCGAGATCCTGCACCTGCTCGTCTCGCCCGGGCACGCCTACTTCGGACGTGCCCGGGACGGAGCAGCCGAAGTGGCCACCGTCGACGCGGACCGCGCGGAGGTCGTGGCGGGCAAGGGCATCGTGGGTGACCGGTTCTTCGGCAAGGCCGCCCACATGGACGCCGCCGTGACGCTCTTCGCCATCGAGTCGCTCGAGGCCATCGCGGCGGAACTGGGAGCGGCCCCCTTCGATCCGCTGCTTCCGCGCCGCAACGTGGTCCTCCGGGGCGCCGAACTCACGCCGCTCATCGGCCATGACTTCGTCCTCGAGGGCGCCGGCGGGGGTGTCACCCTGCACGGCGGCCGGCACGCCCACCCCTGTGCCTGGATGGACCGGGTCCTGGCGCCGGGCGCCCATCCGGCCATGCGCGGCCGGGGTGGTCTGCGGTGCCGGCCATTGAGCAGCGGAACCCTCCATCGGGGGCCGGCCGTCCTGGTCAGCCCCGTGCCGCTGGACCCGGCACGGGCGCCGGTGGCATCGGTGCTCAGGCCCTCCCGGCTGCCCTGAGGCGTGTTCCGGCGCTGCTGCGCGGGCACCCGGAGAAGCAGGGACCGGTGCCGTTCACCCTCGGGAGGTGATCCCGGGAGCGCTCGGCCGTCGCACGCTGGGGAGGAACCGCCGGGACAGGACCGGGCGCTGCCATCCCCGGCCGTCGCGGTGAGAAGGGCACGGGGAACGCCCGGGGAAGGAGCCGACCAGTGCCCGCACCCGCCACAGCACCTTCCCGGCCCACCGCGCAGGAGGACTGCACGGGGGAACGCGCGGTCCCGAAGGATTCCGGGCGGGGCCGCGCCGGCGAACCGCACCCGCCACCTGGCCCCTTCATCACGGACCGGTCGCGCACGATCGGCGAGCTGACGATCCTCTGCCTCCCCGGATCGGATGTCCCCGCCCTGCAGGCGCGGGAACCCACGGGCCGGCGACTCCAGGCCGTCATCCCGCTCAACGGGCCGATCACCCTGGGTGGGCCTGCGGGGCCCCTGCTCGCCCTGACGCAGGGGGCGCTCGCCGTCGTGCAGGGAGACCTGCGCCTCGGGCGCGACGGCGGAGAGGCCGCGATGATCCTCCTCCTCCGCCTGCCGGCGCACGTCCTTACAGGCCGTGGGCTCCGGCTGCGCGGCGGTCCTGCACGCGCCTGCCCGGGCAGGTCCCTCTCCCTGCCGCTCGGCGAGTTCGCGTACGCGCTGCTGCGGTCGGTTCCCGCCCCCGGGGATACGAGGACGTCCAGGGCCACCGAACGCAGCATCGTGGACCTCCTCGCGGGCGCTCTTCTCGAGTCCGACCCGCCGAGGACCGACGGCGCGGCGCTCAGAACGCTCCTCCGCGAACGCGCGGTCCGCATCGTCGAGCGGCGGTTCGCGGATCCGTCACTGCGACCGGCAGGAATCGCCCGTGAGCTGAATGTGTCGCTACGGCACCTCCAACGCAGTTTCGAGGGGTCGGGCACGACGCTCGCCCTCGAGATCAGGCGCGCTCGCAGCGAATACGCCGCGCTCCTTCTGACCACGCCCACCGGCGCGGACTGCTCGGACCTGCGGATCGCCCTCCGCTCCGGTTTCACCTCGGCCGATCAGTTGCGCGCCGCCTTCGAAGGGCACTTCGGCGTGTCGACCGCGCGCTGCAGCCAACCGCGCGTCGCGGAGGTGCTGCAGGCCTCCGCCTGAGGGGTCACGGCGGGACGACGGGGACCTGGCGGCCGACCGACGACCCGGACCGGCGCAGTTCCGACGGCGGGACACCGAATCTCGCGCGCACCCGTGAGCGCAGTTCGAAAGCGGACGAGAAACCCGACCGCCGCGCGACCTCGGCGACCGTCAGCTCACGTGAGGCGGGTGCGGCGAGCAGCATGGAGGCGTTCTCGGTCCGCCGGTTGCTGATCTCCGAGGCGATGGTCGTCCCGCTTCCCTCGAAACAGCGCTGCAGGTGCCTGAGCGAGACGCCGACGTCGGCCGCGATGGCCGCCGGCGTCAGCAGGGCATCGCTGAAGCGTTCATCGATCAGGTCGATCGCCGCGCGCCGCACCCGGCGGCGCTGGTCCAGCCGTGGGTCCGTTTCCTCGTGCGCCTCGCCGTACACCGCGACCACGAGATTTTCCAGGACCCGGGCCGCGACGACGTCACTGATCGGACCGGAGTCCCCCGGCCCTTCCGCGAGCGCGGAGGCGAAGGCGGCGACGGGGCCGGCGAGCGCCCCTCCGCGCTTCTCGCACAGCCCGGCGTGGACCGGGACACCACGTTCGCGCAACCTGGTCGTCGTGACGAGCACATGGACCCAGCGCGCGGGTGCCGGGCTCTCCATGACGACGTCGCGCGGTTCGGTGAGGATGACGGCCTCGCCCCGGTGGACGGACACCGGGGCGAGGCCCGGCGCGCGTACCTCGGCACGTCCGTGGACGAGGAAACCGAGGTAGGTCATGCCCTGGAGCTCGGGCCCGGTCACCGTGAGCCTGGGCGCCGAGTGCGCCGTCGTCGCCACGACCATGGTCCCTACCCGGCGGACCGTCCCCCCGTGAGCCAGGTCCTCCCACATGAGGTCACCTCCTGTCGCCGTTCCCTGCATCGCCGGAGAGGCCCGTGACGGTGAATTCCACGCTCACCGGCGGTCGGGCGGCGCGATGGCCGACGGCGGGGCCGCCTGCTCGTCCGGCCTGCGCGACGGCCGCTGCGGCGGGCGGCGGCGCGGTCGAGGCCAGCGCGTGGAGGAAGCGGACGAGGAGCGCGATCCAGCAGAAGATGATGACCGAGGTGCACAGCTCGAACGCGGTGAGATTGAGGTAGCCGACAGGGCTCCACAACGCCGTGCAGACGATCAGGGCGCCCAGCGACCCGTAGGTACCGATGTGGAAGCACGCCGGCAGCCCGGCGAGGACCACCGGGCTGAGGATCATCAGTGACGCGAAGGAGATCGTCATGCCGACGGCGCACGAGATGTGCAGCAGCCCCCTGCCGTGCGACGGGAAGATTCCCACGCCCACGAGGAGCATGCCGCTCGCCGTGATGCTGGCGAAGGTGACATCCGCGCTCCACGCATGGTGCAGCACGTGCCGCCCGTGCAGGCGTCGCAGTTCCCGCTGGAGATGCGACGCGAAGGTGGTGAGGAAGATGCCCGCCACGACCAGCGTCACGTTGAACAGTCCGCCCGATCTCTCGCTCGGGTCGCCGAGCCTGCTGAAATTGTGCTGCCACCACGTCCGGTCCTGGACGGTCGCCATGCCGGCCACGACGCTGAGCATCACGAGAACGACGAAGAGGCCGTACAACCTGCCGAGGGTGAGCGAGAACACCGAGGTGTAGGTCCAGTACGCGGCCAGTCCGCAGCCGAACCCCACGATCATGGCTGCCGCGAAGGGGTGGAGACGCAGGCCCTCGAAGCCTCGCTGGAGCAGGAGGTAGCCGATCGGGGCGGTGGCGGCGATCACGGCGTACACGAGGGCCACCGACAGTCCGTCCAGGAGCCGCCGCCAGGTGGCCTGCATCTGCCGGTAGTCGTGGCCCGGCTGGTTCCTCGACCGCGAGTAGCCCACGAGCCCGACGACGAGTCCGGCACCGAAGGCGCCCGCGGTCGTGGCCGCACCGATCGATGTCCCGCCCCAGAGCGGGGCGGGACTCCCGTCGAAGAGGATCGCGGCCGCGGCAGAGCCCGCCGCCGTGACCACCGCCGCGACGATGGCGGCTTCGGTCTCGACCCTCACGG
This window contains:
- a CDS encoding MOSC domain-containing protein; this encodes MTQEFRYEVEILHLLVSPGHAYFGRARDGAAEVATVDADRAEVVAGKGIVGDRFFGKAAHMDAAVTLFAIESLEAIAAELGAAPFDPLLPRRNVVLRGAELTPLIGHDFVLEGAGGGVTLHGGRHAHPCAWMDRVLAPGAHPAMRGRGGLRCRPLSSGTLHRGPAVLVSPVPLDPARAPVASVLRPSRLP
- a CDS encoding helix-turn-helix transcriptional regulator, translating into MWEDLAHGGTVRRVGTMVVATTAHSAPRLTVTGPELQGMTYLGFLVHGRAEVRAPGLAPVSVHRGEAVILTEPRDVVMESPAPARWVHVLVTTTRLRERGVPVHAGLCEKRGGALAGPVAAFASALAEGPGDSGPISDVVAARVLENLVVAVYGEAHEETDPRLDQRRRVRRAAIDLIDERFSDALLTPAAIAADVGVSLRHLQRCFEGSGTTIASEISNRRTENASMLLAAPASRELTVAEVARRSGFSSAFELRSRVRARFGVPPSELRRSGSSVGRQVPVVPP
- a CDS encoding helix-turn-helix domain-containing protein is translated as MPAPATAPSRPTAQEDCTGERAVPKDSGRGRAGEPHPPPGPFITDRSRTIGELTILCLPGSDVPALQAREPTGRRLQAVIPLNGPITLGGPAGPLLALTQGALAVVQGDLRLGRDGGEAAMILLLRLPAHVLTGRGLRLRGGPARACPGRSLSLPLGEFAYALLRSVPAPGDTRTSRATERSIVDLLAGALLESDPPRTDGAALRTLLRERAVRIVERRFADPSLRPAGIARELNVSLRHLQRSFEGSGTTLALEIRRARSEYAALLLTTPTGADCSDLRIALRSGFTSADQLRAAFEGHFGVSTARCSQPRVAEVLQASA
- a CDS encoding heavy metal translocating P-type ATPase — translated: MPADTPARSGGPPGPDRAETLARPPLPGGQRDTPSGAPGVQGRTSLPRLPWLVVLTCVVIVVTILLDAAGAGAAAQITATSYSLAVAAVQAFGMLRDIRKGHWGVDLLALMAIIATAVTGEYYASIVVVLMIASGQALDDFASARAQTQLRALLERAPRSAHRITEDGRESVAGESGPIEDVPIDDLQVGDLLLVRPSEVVPADGTLTTDSATLDESMLTGESLPVDNRRGAHILSGSLNGADALILRATATPAQSQYSQIVALVAEASASRSPTVRLADRFAVPFTAFALALAALSWFLSSDPTRAAAVLVAATPCPLLIAAPVAFLGGISRAARAGIIIRSTQALEQLARARSVAFDKTGTLTSGTPLVGGIVLAPTAGPLTEDEVLALAASAEQYSTHVLAAAITAEAARRGLALRPANRAQEFATDGVRAEVAGTMIAVGKRRFVEGLVGRVPDPSLSPGETAVYVGVGERFAGVILLRDTLRSAAPSTVSSLVALGVREVLMLTGDVEATARHIAREAGVTTIHADCLPGDKVEIVRTLPERPVIMVGDGVNDAPVLAAADVGIAMGARGSTAASESAEVIITVDDLAKVTEAVLIGRRTLRIALQSIGIGIALSLVLMMAAALGLVPPLAGAFGQEGIDLLTILYALRAARAPRSGAPRT